The following proteins come from a genomic window of Acetivibrio cellulolyticus CD2:
- a CDS encoding terminase small subunit, whose translation MAQLTLKQRIFVDEYLIDLNATQAAIRAGYSKKTAYRTGADNLIKPQIQAQIQKRMKDREERTEITQDFVLRELYAIANANGADFAKVVKKSITQPVLDDEGSVIQKEEFYNVVEIEPTDEIPDEKKKAIAGIKQGKHGIEVNTCDKIRALELLGRHLGMFTDKVKVDVGSGFDMLESIMIQLKE comes from the coding sequence ATGGCACAACTTACATTGAAACAAAGAATATTTGTAGATGAGTACCTGATAGATTTAAACGCCACTCAGGCGGCGATTAGGGCGGGGTATTCTAAAAAGACGGCTTATAGAACTGGAGCCGACAACCTCATAAAACCTCAAATCCAAGCACAAATTCAAAAACGGATGAAAGACAGAGAAGAAAGAACAGAGATAACGCAGGATTTTGTCCTGCGAGAGCTGTATGCAATAGCAAATGCTAATGGTGCCGACTTCGCTAAAGTTGTTAAAAAGTCAATCACGCAGCCTGTGCTTGATGATGAAGGTAGCGTTATTCAAAAAGAGGAGTTCTATAATGTTGTAGAGATAGAACCAACAGACGAAATTCCAGATGAAAAGAAAAAAGCTATCGCAGGAATTAAGCAGGGCAAGCATGGAATTGAAGTAAATACCTGTGACAAGATAAGGGCTTTGGAACTGCTCGGAAGGCATCTAGGAATGTTTACGGATAAAGTGAAGGTAGATGTCGGTAGCGGTTTTGATATGCTAGAATCAATCATGATTCAGTTGAAGGAATGA
- a CDS encoding RNA polymerase sigma factor, which yields MSNEELVQKIKSGEKDFMTDLWDQVRRFIHKQAYLFIQRSGNTKVELDDLVQSGYLALCSAIKNYDPDAGCSFIGYLSFYLRHQFRKEIGTRTSRRDVLLTAESLNKPISEDNDELHLIDAVPCPEAELAFDDMLEQLEHQRIMNIVFECMQRLSPRHRDILILAYLKQAKQDEIAEQLGIVYGSVRRIKKDALRELRKKPAIARIQAERILDGLTNFYKRKGYTAFNSSFSSAVEDLVLKREELARRADIWDYESLRRGF from the coding sequence ATGAGTAATGAGGAACTTGTTCAGAAAATCAAATCAGGAGAAAAGGACTTCATGACCGACCTATGGGATCAGGTAAGACGATTTATCCATAAACAAGCGTACTTATTTATACAGCGTAGCGGTAATACAAAGGTTGAATTGGATGATCTTGTTCAATCTGGATATCTGGCTTTGTGTAGTGCAATAAAGAACTACGACCCTGATGCAGGATGTTCATTTATAGGATATTTAAGCTTCTACCTCCGACACCAATTTAGGAAAGAGATAGGAACCCGAACTAGCCGAAGGGATGTATTACTTACAGCAGAATCACTAAACAAACCAATCTCAGAAGATAATGACGAGTTGCACTTAATAGATGCTGTACCTTGTCCAGAGGCTGAATTAGCATTTGATGATATGCTCGAGCAGTTAGAACATCAACGTATTATGAATATTGTTTTTGAGTGCATGCAAAGGCTTTCACCAAGGCATAGAGATATTTTAATTCTAGCTTATTTGAAGCAAGCAAAACAAGACGAGATAGCGGAACAGTTGGGCATTGTATATGGCAGTGTTCGTCGAATTAAAAAAGATGCCTTGAGAGAATTAAGGAAAAAGCCCGCAATAGCTAGAATTCAAGCAGAACGTATATTGGATGGACTTACTAACTTCTATAAACGTAAAGGGTACACAGCTTTCAATTCAAGTTTTAGTTCAGCAGTGGAAGACCTGGTACTTAAAAGAGAGGAACTAGCTAGAAGGGCGGATATTTGGGATTATGAATCCTTGCGTAGGGGCTTCTAA
- a CDS encoding virulence-associated E family protein: protein MLEISFGKNRSDTNWKPDYPEWADLVDRFKRVRRTNETMAEYDVMAKENRDRIKNGPAFVGGFIKGGRRKKENVENRWLITLDADNADNNFIFTSSLMLDGTAYAIYSTHSSRPDKRKYRLVIPVDRAMLPDEYAAVARKMADRIGMAYFDKTTFDVHRLMYFPSCSKDAKPELSIGEGEPLIVDDVLNEYADWRDPSEWPKHPDSEKSINAELKKLGDPEEKPGVIGVFCKLYSIQDGIEAFIPDVYLPTTSDDRWTYAGGSTFGGMRIYDDKWMYSEHQSDPANDGHCHNVFDLIRIHKFGHLDEDVKEHTPSSKYPSYKAMMEFAANIPEVKRERLADVQDDFEAIGTDPDDPDAWKIHLEVEAKSGIPYPTSKNAELILRSGAFKDVIAYDAFGNTEVVKQDLPWRKRERPNQEYEPWLGSDDKRMLHYFGKHYGFKSAATVQNAFTEVVHSNTFHPIKDYLESAIWDGTPRIDYIFRDYLGTPDGVYEREVSRKILVAACKRLYEPGCKFDEVVVLVGPQGSHKSSFIARLGGEWFSDSIRNFDNKEAGEHLQRAWIIELPELSALKKTESEETKAFLSRTTDRYRVAYDRVVSDFPRKCVFFGTTNTFDFLKDNTGGRRFWPIEVIPQNRKYIHFDHLTDALLAQIWAEALHYYKNGESVRLSPEADAIAKERQENHTEIDPRLGKIMEYLETPISDNWAQMDKYERRNYYASPNGNIRRDRVSAIEIWVECIEENGSIPNWEARAIIGLLSRIPGWEPYKANKGQAKVPGYGLQKVYVRTQDR, encoded by the coding sequence ATGCTTGAAATATCATTTGGGAAAAACCGCTCAGATACCAATTGGAAACCAGACTATCCAGAGTGGGCAGATCTAGTTGATCGTTTTAAAAGAGTACGCCGGACTAATGAAACTATGGCCGAATATGATGTTATGGCGAAGGAGAATCGAGACAGAATCAAAAATGGCCCAGCATTTGTTGGTGGTTTCATTAAAGGCGGGCGTAGGAAAAAGGAAAACGTTGAGAACAGATGGCTTATAACGTTAGATGCTGACAACGCAGACAATAACTTCATATTTACATCAAGCCTTATGCTCGATGGCACTGCTTATGCTATATATTCAACTCACAGCAGCAGACCAGATAAACGAAAATACCGCTTGGTAATACCCGTTGATCGAGCTATGTTGCCTGACGAGTATGCAGCAGTAGCTCGAAAGATGGCAGACAGAATCGGAATGGCATACTTCGATAAAACCACATTCGACGTACATCGGCTTATGTACTTTCCTAGCTGTTCCAAGGATGCAAAACCAGAATTATCTATTGGAGAGGGCGAGCCTTTAATAGTAGATGATGTATTGAACGAATACGCAGATTGGAGAGACCCCTCAGAGTGGCCAAAGCATCCAGACAGTGAGAAGTCGATTAATGCAGAACTCAAGAAGTTAGGTGACCCTGAAGAAAAGCCCGGTGTTATCGGTGTGTTCTGTAAACTGTACAGCATCCAAGATGGTATAGAAGCATTCATCCCAGATGTATATCTACCAACTACATCGGATGACCGTTGGACTTATGCTGGAGGCTCTACCTTCGGAGGCATGCGAATATATGATGATAAATGGATGTACAGCGAGCACCAAAGCGACCCAGCCAATGATGGGCATTGTCATAATGTATTTGACCTTATACGTATACACAAGTTCGGGCATCTGGATGAGGATGTGAAAGAGCACACTCCTAGCAGCAAATACCCAAGCTATAAGGCTATGATGGAGTTTGCGGCGAACATCCCGGAGGTAAAAAGGGAGCGTTTGGCGGATGTACAGGATGACTTTGAAGCTATTGGCACTGATCCTGATGATCCTGACGCATGGAAAATACATCTTGAAGTTGAAGCAAAATCTGGCATACCATATCCAACATCGAAGAATGCTGAATTAATACTTAGAAGTGGGGCTTTCAAGGATGTAATCGCCTATGATGCGTTTGGTAATACAGAGGTAGTTAAGCAAGATCTACCATGGAGAAAACGAGAAAGACCAAACCAAGAGTACGAGCCATGGCTTGGGTCCGATGACAAACGAATGCTGCACTATTTCGGAAAGCACTATGGCTTCAAATCAGCTGCAACAGTTCAGAACGCATTTACAGAAGTGGTACACTCCAACACATTCCACCCAATAAAGGATTATTTGGAATCAGCGATATGGGATGGAACACCTAGAATAGATTATATCTTTCGTGATTATCTTGGGACTCCCGACGGGGTCTACGAGCGGGAAGTATCTAGAAAAATACTTGTAGCAGCCTGTAAAAGGCTTTATGAGCCAGGGTGCAAATTTGATGAGGTTGTAGTTCTGGTAGGTCCTCAGGGATCACATAAAAGCAGTTTTATAGCAAGACTAGGAGGCGAGTGGTTTTCTGACAGTATCAGAAACTTTGATAATAAAGAAGCAGGCGAGCATTTGCAGCGTGCTTGGATTATTGAACTACCTGAGCTATCAGCCTTGAAAAAAACAGAATCAGAAGAAACAAAAGCCTTTCTATCGAGAACTACAGATCGTTATAGAGTTGCTTATGATCGAGTTGTTTCTGACTTTCCGAGGAAATGCGTATTTTTTGGAACAACCAACACCTTTGATTTCTTAAAGGATAATACCGGAGGACGTCGGTTTTGGCCTATAGAGGTAATTCCACAGAATCGTAAATATATCCATTTTGATCATCTTACCGATGCACTACTGGCACAGATATGGGCTGAAGCTTTGCACTATTATAAGAATGGTGAATCTGTAAGGCTTTCACCAGAAGCTGACGCTATCGCAAAAGAACGACAGGAAAATCATACAGAGATAGATCCAAGGCTAGGTAAGATTATGGAATACTTGGAAACGCCAATCAGCGATAACTGGGCACAGATGGATAAATATGAACGTAGAAATTACTATGCTTCACCAAATGGGAATATTCGCCGAGATCGGGTTAGTGCTATAGAGATATGGGTCGAGTGCATTGAAGAGAATGGAAGTATACCTAATTGGGAAGCGAGGGCAATTATCGGACTCTTATCTCGCATTCCGGGATGGGAACCATACAAAGCCAATAAAGGTCAAGCGAAAGTGCCGGGCTATGGTCTTCAAAAGGTATATGTTCGAACACAAGATAGGTAA
- a CDS encoding helix-turn-helix domain-containing protein, with protein MAKRELFTITELVEYMDGKLTKDTAGRLTREGKIPYIKFPGIRRYFYDREAIDNWLSELQSNSVVVPDNKNALRMVR; from the coding sequence ATGGCTAAGCGTGAACTTTTTACAATAACAGAGCTTGTTGAATACATGGATGGAAAACTAACTAAGGATACTGCAGGAAGACTTACAAGAGAAGGAAAGATTCCTTATATAAAATTTCCTGGTATAAGGAGATACTTTTATGATCGAGAAGCTATTGATAACTGGCTGAGCGAACTTCAATCCAATTCTGTAGTGGTTCCTGATAATAAAAATGCTTTGAGAATGGTCAGGTGA
- a CDS encoding helix-turn-helix transcriptional regulator, whose protein sequence is MRTIIAKPDNIIQARLKKCLSMRTLSKEADVDVATIHRIETCKTKSVSVSTAGKICKALEIDFDEIFQIIEG, encoded by the coding sequence ATGAGAACTATAATTGCAAAACCGGATAATATCATTCAAGCTCGCTTAAAAAAATGTCTCAGCATGAGGACATTATCTAAAGAGGCTGATGTTGATGTCGCAACAATACATCGAATAGAAACTTGCAAGACTAAAAGCGTATCAGTTTCTACAGCCGGGAAGATTTGCAAAGCATTGGAAATCGACTTCGATGAAATATTCCAGATCATAGAGGGCTAG
- a CDS encoding helix-turn-helix domain-containing protein has translation MRRKEKANSLMSQRIKQLREENKINQHQLAEILGVKNQTISNYEAGEREPSYGVLLKLADYFNVSTDFLLGRTNISHSDLGQKTEYLLEHDAYSDTLQEIFNEYYKFIDLVDKEYEKTQENCLEQNWDPRYWNYESINEIAASRIYEIRIKTTPILSRIDKVNRDLQEKILKEIDQVFDESRKELESQARAVTEEE, from the coding sequence ATGCGTAGAAAAGAAAAAGCAAATTCCCTTATGAGTCAGAGAATAAAACAGCTACGTGAGGAAAATAAAATTAACCAACATCAACTGGCTGAAATATTAGGAGTAAAAAATCAAACCATATCAAATTATGAAGCTGGTGAACGAGAGCCGAGTTATGGGGTCCTTTTGAAACTTGCAGATTATTTTAATGTATCTACAGATTTTCTATTAGGGAGAACAAATATTAGCCACTCTGATCTTGGGCAAAAAACGGAGTATTTACTGGAGCACGATGCCTATTCTGATACATTACAAGAGATATTTAACGAATACTATAAGTTTATTGATTTAGTGGATAAAGAATATGAGAAAACGCAGGAGAATTGTTTGGAGCAAAACTGGGATCCGAGGTATTGGAATTATGAATCTATTAATGAGATAGCAGCATCTAGGATTTATGAAATCAGGATTAAAACTACACCGATATTAAGTCGTATAGATAAAGTCAATAGGGATCTGCAAGAGAAAATACTGAAAGAAATTGATCAGGTATTCGATGAATCAAGAAAAGAACTTGAGTCACAGGCAAGGGCGGTCACAGAGGAGGAATAA
- a CDS encoding tyrosine-type recombinase/integrase, whose protein sequence is MPGYMRDLGNGKFQFEVSKGHTGGGKRNKAYKTIQAKGKTPEAQQKYAEKQLALFVAEVESGNFQAPTKYTFAQYSEEWKKSKERELAPLTFYRYCNLLRLHIIPEIGGYKLEEINALLLDTAYNNMRELKQRKYRKKDGTEKIKDYSLSEQTIKHIHRLIGTILQTAFRKGLIKENPITRTDVPHVKKKEPKYYDQEQISSLIAALEDTDIQFKTAVHVTLASGCRLGELLGLEWSDIDYDKCTIDIRQAGQYIPGQGVFTKDPKNETSKRIVSMPRPVMDMISHLEYEKKVSKVKLGNKWQGGNIKDKAEREYDGRPNRLFTRADGSPMYPNRLSKQWKAFIDKSDLPKITFHGLRHTSASYLISCGQDVVSVAKRLGHSSSNTTLSIYAHAFKKRDEEAAVHMDKLYPQSEDKQQGNKAN, encoded by the coding sequence ATGCCAGGCTACATGCGAGATCTTGGGAACGGAAAGTTCCAGTTTGAAGTCAGCAAAGGTCACACCGGGGGCGGCAAGCGTAATAAAGCATACAAGACTATTCAAGCAAAAGGGAAAACCCCAGAGGCGCAACAGAAATATGCGGAGAAGCAATTGGCCTTGTTTGTTGCCGAGGTTGAATCTGGCAACTTCCAAGCCCCAACAAAGTACACATTCGCCCAGTATTCTGAGGAATGGAAGAAAAGTAAGGAGCGGGAACTAGCACCCCTGACGTTCTATCGGTACTGCAATCTTCTCCGGCTGCATATCATTCCTGAGATAGGTGGTTATAAGCTGGAAGAGATAAATGCCTTGCTGCTTGATACTGCTTATAATAATATGCGGGAGCTGAAGCAGAGAAAATATAGAAAAAAGGATGGAACTGAAAAAATAAAAGATTATAGCCTATCTGAGCAAACTATAAAGCATATTCACAGATTAATTGGCACCATACTGCAAACAGCTTTCAGAAAAGGCTTAATAAAGGAAAACCCAATCACCCGAACCGATGTGCCACATGTTAAGAAGAAAGAACCTAAGTATTACGATCAAGAGCAGATATCTTCCCTTATTGCTGCTCTTGAAGATACAGACATTCAATTTAAAACTGCCGTCCATGTCACTCTTGCTTCTGGGTGCCGCTTGGGTGAATTACTTGGGTTGGAGTGGTCTGATATTGATTATGATAAATGCACAATAGATATAAGACAAGCAGGTCAGTATATACCTGGACAGGGCGTATTCACAAAAGACCCTAAAAATGAAACTTCTAAGCGTATTGTTTCGATGCCAAGACCTGTTATGGATATGATCTCTCATCTGGAATATGAGAAAAAAGTCAGTAAAGTGAAGCTGGGAAACAAATGGCAGGGAGGTAATATCAAGGATAAAGCTGAAAGGGAATATGATGGCAGGCCTAATAGATTATTCACCAGAGCAGACGGATCACCTATGTACCCTAACAGGTTATCTAAACAATGGAAGGCATTCATCGATAAGTCAGACCTACCCAAGATCACCTTCCACGGGCTACGGCATACCAGTGCATCCTATCTCATCTCCTGCGGACAGGATGTTGTATCTGTCGCTAAGAGGCTCGGCCATAGCAGCAGTAATACAACATTAAGTATTTATGCACATGCTTTCAAAAAACGTGATGAGGAAGCAGCAGTACATATGGACAAACTATATCCCCAGAGTGAGGATAAGCAGCAAGGGAACAAAGCAAATTGA
- the hslO gene encoding Hsp33 family molecular chaperone HslO yields MEDYVIRATAAEGTVRAIAAITTNMVKDAMNIHGLSPLASVALGRTMTAASLMSTFLKGSKDTLTIQIKGDGPLGGIVVVSDSSANVRGYVHNPLIYLPLNENGKYDVAGAIGSNGYLNVIRDLGLKEPYIGYVDLVTGEIAEDIAYYFASSEQVPSVVALGVLTNSEEFILSSGGFIIQLMPGADENTISLIEEKISGIPSVTKLLSEGKTPEDILELILGDMNLKIGEKAPCKYQCNCTRERMERNIMSLGKNEIMSMVEEQHGAETQCYFCNSKYQFSEKELLDLIE; encoded by the coding sequence ATGGAAGACTATGTAATTAGGGCGACAGCGGCAGAAGGTACTGTTAGAGCAATTGCGGCAATTACTACAAATATGGTAAAGGATGCAATGAATATTCATGGGTTATCTCCGCTTGCTTCCGTTGCATTAGGAAGGACAATGACTGCTGCTTCATTAATGTCTACATTTTTGAAAGGCTCGAAGGATACACTTACTATTCAGATAAAAGGAGATGGACCTCTTGGTGGAATTGTTGTAGTTTCTGATTCAAGCGCAAATGTTAGGGGCTATGTACACAATCCATTAATTTATTTACCGCTTAATGAAAATGGTAAATACGATGTTGCAGGAGCAATCGGCAGCAATGGATACCTTAATGTTATCAGGGATCTTGGACTAAAAGAGCCATATATTGGATATGTTGATCTGGTAACAGGGGAAATAGCTGAGGATATTGCATATTATTTTGCTTCCTCTGAACAGGTGCCTTCTGTAGTAGCTTTAGGGGTACTTACAAATTCCGAAGAGTTTATTCTTAGTTCAGGTGGATTTATAATTCAACTTATGCCTGGTGCTGACGAGAATACAATTAGCCTTATTGAGGAAAAAATAAGCGGAATACCTTCTGTAACGAAGCTCCTTTCGGAAGGAAAAACTCCTGAAGATATTCTTGAACTCATTCTAGGCGATATGAATCTAAAAATCGGAGAAAAAGCTCCATGCAAATATCAATGTAATTGCACTAGAGAGCGTATGGAAAGAAATATAATGAGCCTTGGCAAAAACGAAATAATGAGTATGGTTGAAGAACAGCACGGTGCTGAAACACAGTGCTATTTCTGCAATTCCAAATATCAATTTTCAGAAAAAGAATTGCTGGATTTAATTGAATAG
- a CDS encoding cold-shock protein has protein sequence MERGRVKWFNAEKGFGFIERDGGNDVFVHFSAINMDGYKTLEEGTEVQFEVVEGAKGPQASNVTRA, from the coding sequence ATGGAGAGAGGAAGAGTTAAATGGTTTAATGCTGAGAAAGGATTCGGCTTTATCGAAAGAGATGGCGGAAATGACGTTTTCGTTCATTTTTCAGCAATAAACATGGATGGCTACAAGACATTAGAAGAAGGTACAGAAGTTCAGTTTGAAGTTGTTGAAGGTGCTAAAGGACCTCAGGCTTCAAATGTAACAAGAGCCTAA
- a CDS encoding MGMT family protein, with protein sequence MAFFEDVYEVVRKIPKGKVATYGQIARILGQPRRAKIVGWALHKNPYFGDVPCHRVVNRNGEISSGFAFGGLMEQRILLENEGIIFEKDGKINLKKYIWEL encoded by the coding sequence ATGGCGTTTTTTGAAGACGTATATGAGGTAGTGCGGAAAATTCCGAAAGGTAAAGTTGCAACATATGGTCAAATTGCTAGAATACTGGGCCAGCCAAGGCGAGCTAAGATTGTTGGGTGGGCGTTGCATAAAAATCCATACTTTGGTGATGTGCCGTGCCACCGTGTAGTGAACAGAAACGGGGAAATTAGCTCGGGGTTTGCATTTGGAGGTTTGATGGAACAAAGAATATTGCTTGAAAATGAAGGTATAATTTTCGAAAAAGACGGCAAAATAAATTTGAAAAAATATATTTGGGAGCTTTAG
- a CDS encoding class I SAM-dependent DNA methyltransferase, whose protein sequence is MGVEPIYSNFAYIYDKLMYDIDYTKWADYIEEIFKINNHKPSLILDLGCGTGNFCIEMAKRGYEMIGIDMSTDMLSCAKFKSEEQGLNILYLNQDMTNFELYGTVDTIVCLMDSLNYILYKKDIKRMLKLVKNYLNPDGLFIFDINTPYKFENIFGENVFYDISDEATYIWQNYYNKKSKVCEFELTFFIKDSECYKKHDEVHYERSYDKNELKDLINDSGLKLLNIYDELKLSYPSKKSQRNFYVCRANKI, encoded by the coding sequence ATGGGGGTGGAACCAATTTACTCTAACTTTGCTTATATATATGACAAGCTCATGTATGATATAGATTATACAAAATGGGCAGATTATATTGAAGAAATATTTAAAATTAATAATCATAAACCATCGTTGATCCTTGATTTGGGGTGTGGCACAGGCAATTTTTGCATTGAAATGGCTAAAAGGGGCTATGAGATGATAGGTATTGATATGTCGACCGATATGTTAAGCTGTGCTAAGTTTAAGAGTGAAGAGCAGGGGTTAAATATTTTATATCTGAATCAGGATATGACTAACTTTGAGTTATATGGTACTGTTGATACAATAGTGTGTCTTATGGACAGTCTTAATTATATACTCTACAAAAAAGATATAAAAAGAATGCTTAAGCTTGTAAAAAATTATTTAAATCCGGATGGATTATTCATTTTTGATATAAATACACCTTACAAATTTGAAAATATATTTGGAGAAAATGTGTTTTATGATATTTCTGATGAAGCAACCTACATATGGCAGAACTATTATAACAAAAAGTCAAAGGTTTGTGAGTTTGAATTGACTTTTTTTATCAAGGATTCCGAGTGCTATAAAAAGCATGATGAAGTCCATTATGAAAGGTCATACGATAAAAATGAACTCAAAGACTTGATAAATGATAGCGGATTAAAGCTTTTAAATATATATGATGAGTTAAAGTTAAGCTATCCTTCTAAAAAAAGTCAAAGAAATTTCTATGTATGTAGAGCCAACAAGATCTGA
- a CDS encoding small, acid-soluble spore protein, alpha/beta type, with product MKDVDEKLKYEVANELGLFEKIKKNGWKSLTAKETGRIGGLMTKKKKMLQMEKGQ from the coding sequence ATGAAGGATGTAGACGAAAAATTAAAATATGAGGTAGCAAATGAGCTTGGATTGTTTGAAAAGATTAAGAAAAACGGTTGGAAGAGCCTTACTGCAAAAGAAACAGGCCGTATAGGCGGATTGATGACAAAGAAAAAAAAGATGCTCCAAATGGAAAAGGGCCAATAG
- a CDS encoding S41 family peptidase, with translation MEKNIFTGKVLPIIVAVIMTNAITVLGFLLWHYFNPNYVVIPDVTTQDQANVAEFNPNYAIQFNNKNVQYENVKKFDKVRDLLEEYYYKDTNENEMLEGAISGMTEALNDPYTVYFTKDQMKQFSEKSQGSYVGIGVQVQMDENGLLTVVEPFEGSPALESGVAKDDKIVKVDDKDVTTVRDEDMIISMIKGKENTSVKITVYRPSEGKYLDFNVTRKKIKVVNIKSEVLADNIGYIKISMFDSEISKYFQEHLNGLLEKNIKGLIIDLRDNPGGDYDQVSSIADRLVPEGLIVYTEDKKGNKQEKKSDATELNVPIAVLVNENSASASEVLSGALKDHNKATLVGTKTFGKGLVQAVVNLDDGSGLKVTIARYFTPSGVCIQGVGIEPNVKIEVPEKYKGTAVSQIPRAEDNQLQKAIEVVKGAIK, from the coding sequence TTGGAAAAAAACATATTTACCGGAAAAGTTTTACCGATTATTGTTGCAGTTATAATGACAAATGCTATTACTGTGCTGGGGTTTTTATTATGGCACTATTTCAATCCGAATTATGTAGTTATACCTGATGTTACCACACAGGATCAAGCAAATGTTGCGGAGTTTAATCCAAACTATGCAATCCAGTTTAACAATAAGAATGTCCAATATGAAAATGTAAAGAAATTTGATAAAGTAAGGGATTTACTTGAAGAATACTACTATAAGGATACTAATGAAAATGAAATGCTTGAAGGTGCAATTTCAGGCATGACAGAAGCCTTGAATGACCCTTATACAGTATATTTTACAAAAGATCAAATGAAACAGTTTAGTGAAAAGTCACAGGGTAGTTATGTAGGTATAGGAGTACAAGTGCAAATGGATGAAAATGGTCTTCTGACAGTAGTGGAACCTTTTGAAGGGTCGCCAGCACTTGAGTCAGGTGTTGCCAAGGATGACAAGATAGTGAAGGTTGACGATAAGGATGTTACAACTGTTAGAGATGAAGATATGATCATAAGCATGATTAAGGGGAAAGAGAACACAAGTGTTAAGATAACAGTTTACCGACCATCTGAAGGGAAATATCTGGACTTTAACGTTACAAGGAAAAAAATAAAGGTTGTAAATATAAAAAGTGAAGTGTTGGCAGATAATATCGGATATATAAAGATTTCGATGTTTGACAGCGAGATCTCTAAATACTTTCAAGAACATTTAAATGGCTTACTCGAAAAGAATATAAAAGGACTTATAATTGACTTGAGGGATAATCCTGGAGGTGATTACGACCAGGTTTCATCAATAGCAGACAGGTTGGTACCTGAGGGGTTAATTGTTTACACAGAGGATAAGAAGGGAAATAAACAGGAGAAAAAGTCAGATGCAACTGAGTTGAATGTACCAATAGCAGTATTGGTAAATGAAAATAGTGCAAGTGCATCCGAGGTTCTTTCGGGAGCGCTTAAAGATCACAATAAAGCCACTTTGGTTGGAACAAAGACTTTTGGAAAGGGCCTTGTTCAAGCAGTAGTTAATCTGGATGATGGTTCAGGTCTGAAAGTTACAATTGCCAGGTATTTTACACCTTCAGGTGTATGCATACAGGGTGTAGGTATTGAACCAAATGTAAAAATTGAGGTTCCGGAGAAATATAAGGGTACAGCTGTATCCCAAATTCCAAGGGCTGAAGATAACCAACTTCAGAAAGCTATCGAAGTGGTTAAAGGGGCTATTAAATAA